Genomic segment of Arachis stenosperma cultivar V10309 chromosome 4, arast.V10309.gnm1.PFL2, whole genome shotgun sequence:
TTAAATCGGTAGAGATTTAATAGGTATTAAAATTTTggtcaaataaaatattttggaaatgttaaattatatatatatatatatatatatatatatatatatatatatatagtatttaaaaagagattttgaaaataatctAAATATATCCACGTATAATTTACATACGTAGATATGATTTAACTTAGGTTATTTATAGATTGCTATACTTCTAAAAGAGTATTTTTAGACTAATCACTATTTTAATCCAACCTAAGATTTGGACCGTAACACGTGTCTATGTTCATTCaatacaataatattttaatatatatgattaacttgttctgaaaatatttttaataatagatACAGTTCATTATCTAAGTACTGAACAAACATTGCATataaagaataatttatttcCGTTTTGGGTGTGTTTCATTATTAAAGATTATAAGCAAAAAACGGCATGGGAACTTTAAATATATGTCTAGAAGGGCTTCATTGATTCACTATATATCAACATTATATTGTCTAAACAATGTTCCTTTCTGGCTTTGGTCTAAGAATACCTTAATGGACGAAAACACAAAGCTGTATTGCACTAAGAAGACATCCCAACACGTGAAATGCTCGTGATTGGCATGGCCACTGCCTTTCATACTGTAGACAAAACCaagatttattgcttgctcttCACAATCTTGTAATCCACCTTGTCCACCTCATGTTTcaatgaaaaacaaaacaaatcttaaattttttcacggattagattttttattttcccaattaagttgaacaaaacaaacaaattaaaagaattgGTGGTGATAATTCGGTACATTTCTTGATCTAATTAACTAAGACTATAATGCACGTTTAACCATGCCCTATTAGTACGGTGCAGTGTACTTGGTTACCAATTGATCATTGCCTATAAGACAATGTACAAGAAGTAGAGAAACGCTAATTTAATTCGGAAAATCATCATTGGAGATCAGAGCTTAAATTAAAGCATGCATTATTTCTTGTATAGTGTTTAGTCTCCCCATAATTGGATTTTGGATCAGTTGAGAATCTTATACGTAAATTTCACTAAACATTGAGCGAAATGTGGACTTGTAAAACACTATTTATATATAATCTTTAATTTTAGTAGAacatttttaagttttaatagtgttttttttttaatttttacaatatTCTTTGATCCGACGTGAATTTGAGCTCCATTTAAGTATTTATCGACTAATAGAGTAAGGTTTATTTATGGGTACGGAATATAGAGATATTGAATTAATGTATTTTGTATCCATCATAGACAGAAAAAATACAGAGACATTAATAAGACAcaacatattttttttcttttattatttttgttatttttttattgttatacttttttccaatttttttttaaaaataaaaataaattagactttcataatttattcaagtttattactaaataaaatataagaacaCTAATTTGTCGCCTCTATTTTTTGTATCTTATTTTTAGTGTCATAACTTTTTTTATTCTCAAAACCAAACGCAGCCTAACTTACTGCATACTCAAGACAAGAGTCAATTCTAAGACTTGCATAAACCAACAAATGAGTTAATCATTTgactaattcaaattaattattttaaccataaaatactaaaatttaagaGCCatggttaaaaaaattaatatttttctaaaaaaatcatTGTTTAAATAATGGATACTGTTGTTATTGTTGCAGTGAGCAATAATTAGGAAGTTCAAGTAACTGTTGGTTTTGTAACTTTTATTTGGCTGTTACCTGAAGTTGATGGGCGGCGCCACCACCACTTGTAGATATGGTGTGTGTGTTTGGCTGCAACTTATTGGAACTATATGCAGCATGCAGCAGCAGAATGTTTGAGCATATCATATGTTATTGCTTCACATTTATTAATTGATTGCATCTAAGATTAAGAAGAGATATTCCATATTCTCTTCcatattatcttctttttttaataCGAATAACTTTTTTTTGTTCTGTCAGAATAATATTTATAAGATTGAGAATTGGGTCTAAACTCTTAAAAGTCTTTTTTTTGGTCAAGAATTGGGTCTAAAGTCTAAACTACAAGTTTGGGCTACTAAATTGGGCCTATACAGCTTTCTTTGAATAGCCCAACTAATTTGGGTGTTAAATGGCCCAAATAAGCCCAAAACAACAGAGGcgcaaaaaaaaagagaatatgaTCATTATCATGATTCATGAACATTAACCGAAACATGTGGCAGAGGATAACTACCTCAGAACAACAAACTCTCTGATCAGTTAAACAGAGTTGAAGCCATGGCAACTCTGAGCTTCAACCACACCACAGTTAGAACCCCAAAGCCCAAACACTTCACTATAAACCCATCAAAACCTGTTAGAATATCTTTAATCACTCCCTCAAACAAAAACATAGTTAGGAACCTCCCACTACTCCGCCATTTCCGTACATGTTCATCGGTGTCTGAGAGCTCCGTGTCGATCCAGAAGGagaaagaggaggaagaaaagAAGGATTTTGAGGATGAAGACGATGACCCAACTGCGGAAATGTGCTATCTTGACCCTGAAACTGACCCTGAGTCCATAACTGACTGGGAACTCGATTTCTGCTCAAGGCCCATTCTTGATGTTAGAGGGAAGAAGCTTTGGGAGCTGGTTGTGTGTGACAACTCGCTTTCTTTGCAGTACACTAAGTATTTTCCCAACAATGTCATTAATAGCATCACGCTTAAGGACGCTATTGTCACTATTTCGGAGGAGTTGGGTGTCCCTTTGCCTGAAAAAATTCGCTTCTTCAGGTACTTGATTTCGGTTTTTAAGTTTGAAGTTTATGCATTCTGTGTGTTTGTACAATTGTCTCATTAGGTTTGGCAgctgaaaatataaattaatcaaataaaatattcgTTTATCACCTAAGTTACTTTTTTGTGCCAAAAGCTGAGAGCTTTTTAGCTTGTGAGTAGAAGCTGAGATATGGAAATTTTGTAAAAGCAAAGGAGGGGAAAAGAAAATCACTTGTAATGTTCATAAACAAATGTTCCGTTAGGCCTTAGCCAGTGACTTCAGCTGTCAAATTTCTTCAGCaattagaggagactaaaattAGATAACAGAGCATGGCATTCTGATTCTATCTAGATTTACAGGCACTTTTGTACAAGAATATTCTTTTACTTGGTGTTCATAGTATATAGTATGGAATGTTGATTACTTTTGTTGTTACTTTGTAGGTCACAGATGCAGACAATTATTACAAAAGCATCTAAGGAGCTCAACATAAAATCTATTCCAAGTAAACGGGTGTGtatgatatttatttttttaatatcgCTTTGCTATAGGTTTTGccaatttcttttcctttttcttagTACATTCAATAATGTTTTCTCACATTTGCTGCATCATTGATTGTGTGACTATGCACTCCAATTGACTTATCAAAGGGAATAAGTAGATAGTAAAGAGTCAATCCAATCACTTGATATCGGTTATTTTACATTTGGACTTTATTAGTAGTATATAAATTTCCATTTAATCCAAAAAATTGTAAACCATTCTCAGCTAGGTCATAACTTATTACATGTTGGATTAGAAAGTTTTCCAAAGCTGCAGAAGGTTAGTTCGATTAGTACAATTTGCTTGGTAGTGAACTCAGTGCTTCACGAAATTAATTAGTGTTACAGTGACTCAATGAGGTAATAAGAATTGTAAAGCAGTTTTGGCAATGTTTCAAGAGTTAGCTTGTTCTTGTTGCACTAGACTAAAATATTGAGTATTAAGGATCTTCATGAACTTGTCTAAATTTTTCAAGATACATTATTATCTCCTACTCCCCTGATTGGTTTGATTATTCATTTAAGTGGTTCAAATACTCCACAAATTAGGTCTGTACATAAGTTTCCCAAATTAATGGCACCTCTTGGCTATTGTGTGTAGGGTGAAATACCTCTATTATCTGTGTGCTTAAAATGAGGAAATATAACTTCCTGGTATATTTAGAATCTTATTTTGATATTGATTCATTGAGTTCACACATCAATTTTGTATACTTAATGTGATTCATATGGTCCCTTTCAGTGTTTGTCATTACTTCTATGGCTAGAAGAGCGCTATGAGACTGTATATATGCGGCATCCTGGATTTCAACAAGGATCCAAGCCTCTTTTGGCCCTAGATAATCCTTTCCCAACAGAACTTCCAGAGAATTTGTTTGGGGAAAGATGGGCATTTGTTCAATTACCTTATTCAGGTAAATTGGCCACAGCTCGCATGTCATTTAATTCGCAATTGCTCGACATACGATACCCTTAGGCTGTGTTTAGTTTGTGTCTTCATTTTTAGTAtcctaaattaaaaatagtgaAAATAATATAACACTAAGTTTTGCTTCCATTTCTTAAACaagaaaacagaaaatggaaataGAAATCAAATAGACCTTACCTTTCCCTTTTACTCATCAATTTCCTTACACTAATTTGAGTTATGGATCCTATCTATATTACATAGATTATATTGCTTGCATTTTACAACGGATTGAAGCTTTTTCTCCTTACTTTTAGAAATCTGAATTTCATGCTTTAGTATTTTGAGTTATCTTCATATGGTATACCATACCTCTCTAACTTCCAATAATCCATTCTTAAGCTGTTCGAGAGGAGGTTTCATCTTTAGAGACAAAATTTGTGTTTGGCGCTGGGCTTGATCTTGATTTATTGGGTATTGAAATCGATGACAAGACATTGATCCCCGGACTTGCTGTTGCATCTTCTCGAGCTACAGCATTAGCAGGTACATAACTGCAAATCATCATTCATTTTATCCTCCCAAAAAAAGCAGTAGAATTTTCTTCCACATCATTCTTATGAATTATGATC
This window contains:
- the LOC130973691 gene encoding protein TAB2 homolog, chloroplastic gives rise to the protein MATLSFNHTTVRTPKPKHFTINPSKPVRISLITPSNKNIVRNLPLLRHFRTCSSVSESSVSIQKEKEEEEKKDFEDEDDDPTAEMCYLDPETDPESITDWELDFCSRPILDVRGKKLWELVVCDNSLSLQYTKYFPNNVINSITLKDAIVTISEELGVPLPEKIRFFRSQMQTIITKASKELNIKSIPSKRCLSLLLWLEERYETVYMRHPGFQQGSKPLLALDNPFPTELPENLFGERWAFVQLPYSAVREEVSSLETKFVFGAGLDLDLLGIEIDDKTLIPGLAVASSRATALAAWMNGLEICAVEADTARASLILSVGISTRYVYATYKKTPVTTSEAEAWEAAKKACGGLHFLAIQEDLDSEDCIGFWLLLDLPPPPV